A section of the Streptococcus oriscaviae genome encodes:
- a CDS encoding carbohydrate ABC transporter permease: MNTQMYTKFDKRMLVVNKILLAFLVLITVVPMVYILVASFMDPQALVSKGISFDPKDWTVEGYQRVFSDKSILRGFFNSLFYSFAFAFVTVAISVMTAYPLSKKDLVGKKWINAFLVFTMFFGGGLVPTYLLVKDLGMLNTVWAIIIPGAVNVWNIILARTYFQGLPDELVEAAVMDGANEFQIFWKIMLPLAKPIMFVLFLYAFVGQWNSYFDAMIYIKDPDLEPLQLVLRKILIQSEPAKDMIGAQDAMNEMKRIAEMIKYATIVISSLPLIVMYPFFQKYFDKGIMAGSLKG; this comes from the coding sequence ATGAATACGCAAATGTATACAAAATTTGACAAGCGTATGCTCGTTGTTAATAAGATATTGCTGGCATTCCTTGTCCTGATTACCGTCGTTCCCATGGTTTATATTCTAGTCGCTTCCTTTATGGATCCGCAGGCTTTGGTCAGCAAGGGGATTAGTTTTGATCCTAAAGACTGGACGGTTGAAGGGTATCAGCGGGTGTTTTCAGACAAATCTATCCTTAGAGGTTTCTTCAATTCTCTCTTTTATTCCTTCGCATTTGCCTTTGTGACAGTGGCTATCTCCGTTATGACGGCCTACCCGCTGTCTAAGAAGGATTTGGTTGGGAAAAAATGGATCAATGCTTTCCTTGTCTTCACCATGTTCTTCGGCGGTGGTTTGGTGCCAACCTACCTCTTGGTGAAAGATTTAGGGATGTTAAATACCGTTTGGGCCATCATTATTCCGGGTGCTGTCAATGTTTGGAATATCATCTTGGCTCGAACCTATTTCCAAGGCTTGCCGGACGAGCTGGTTGAAGCTGCGGTTATGGATGGTGCCAACGAGTTTCAAATTTTTTGGAAAATCATGCTTCCCTTAGCCAAGCCCATCATGTTTGTTCTCTTCCTCTACGCCTTTGTCGGTCAATGGAATTCTTACTTTGATGCTATGATTTATATCAAAGACCCTGACCTGGAACCGCTCCAGCTAGTCCTTCGGAAAATCCTCATCCAAAGTGAGCCAGCCAAGGATATGATTGGAGCGCAAGACGCGATGAATGAAATGAAACGGATCGCAGAAATGATTAAATACGCGACCATTGTCATCTCTAGCTTGCCACTTATTGTCATGTATCCATTCTTCCAGAAATACTTTGACAAGGGTATCATGGCTGGTTCATTAAAAGGTTAA
- a CDS encoding ABC transporter substrate-binding protein — MKHKFGKTVVTLLASAALLAACGSKNTASSPDYELKDVQFPLEKSVTLKFMTASSPLAPADPNDKLIFQRLEEATGVHIEWTNYQSDFGEKRNLDIASGDLPDAIHNDGASDVELMNWAKQGVIVPVEDLIDEHMPNLKKILDENPEYRSMITAPDGHIYSFPWIEELGEGKESIHTVSDIAWINKEWLDKLGLEMPQTTDDLIKVLEAFKTKDPNGNGKADEIPMSFVNGNGGEDFKILFGAFGVGDNDEHIVVNNDGTVDFTADNEDYKEGVQFMRTLQEKGLIDPEAFEHDWNTYLAKGSENLYGVYFTWDKANITGMNDTYDILPVLAGPDGTKHITRTNGMGFQRDRMVITSANKNLELTAKWIDAQYEPIQSVQNNWGTYGDETQQNIFEYDEATNSLKHLPLNGTAPGELRQKTEVGGPLAILDEYYGTVTTMPDDAKWRLDLMHATYLDYVTNDDIYPRVFMEQEDLDKIAQVEADMNDYIYRKRAEWIVNGGVEEEWDSYLKELESYGLSDWLAIKQKYYDQYKENQ, encoded by the coding sequence ATGAAACACAAATTTGGAAAAACAGTTGTTACGCTTCTAGCAAGTGCTGCCTTGCTTGCTGCTTGTGGTTCAAAAAATACTGCATCAAGCCCCGATTATGAATTAAAAGATGTGCAGTTTCCTCTGGAAAAATCAGTGACCCTGAAATTCATGACTGCTAGTTCCCCCCTAGCTCCAGCAGATCCGAATGATAAGCTGATTTTCCAACGCTTGGAGGAAGCGACCGGAGTTCATATCGAATGGACCAACTACCAGTCTGACTTTGGCGAAAAACGGAACTTGGATATTGCTTCAGGTGACTTACCAGACGCCATTCATAATGATGGGGCTTCTGATGTGGAATTGATGAACTGGGCTAAGCAAGGGGTTATCGTACCAGTTGAAGACCTGATTGATGAGCATATGCCAAATCTCAAGAAGATTTTGGATGAGAATCCAGAATACCGCTCTATGATCACAGCTCCAGATGGACATATTTACTCATTCCCATGGATTGAGGAATTGGGTGAAGGAAAAGAATCCATCCACACCGTTAGCGACATCGCTTGGATTAACAAGGAATGGTTGGATAAATTAGGCCTTGAAATGCCACAAACAACAGATGACTTGATTAAGGTTCTCGAAGCCTTTAAGACCAAGGATCCAAATGGAAATGGCAAGGCAGATGAAATCCCAATGTCCTTTGTCAACGGTAACGGCGGCGAAGACTTCAAGATTCTCTTTGGTGCCTTTGGTGTCGGTGATAACGATGAGCATATCGTCGTAAACAATGACGGTACCGTTGACTTTACAGCGGACAATGAAGACTACAAAGAAGGTGTTCAATTTATGCGTACCCTTCAAGAAAAAGGCCTCATTGACCCAGAAGCCTTCGAGCATGACTGGAATACTTACTTGGCTAAGGGAAGTGAAAATCTCTACGGTGTTTACTTCACTTGGGACAAGGCAAATATCACTGGTATGAACGATACCTATGACATCTTGCCAGTCTTGGCAGGTCCTGACGGAACCAAGCATATCACACGGACCAACGGTATGGGCTTCCAACGTGACCGCATGGTCATCACATCAGCTAATAAAAACTTGGAATTGACCGCTAAGTGGATTGATGCCCAGTATGAACCAATCCAGTCTGTCCAAAACAACTGGGGTACTTATGGTGATGAAACCCAACAAAACATCTTTGAATACGATGAGGCCACTAACAGTCTCAAACACTTGCCATTGAATGGTACTGCACCAGGCGAACTTCGTCAGAAGACAGAAGTAGGTGGTCCTTTGGCTATTCTTGATGAATACTACGGTACTGTAACAACCATGCCTGATGATGCCAAATGGCGCTTGGATTTGATGCATGCGACCTACCTTGACTATGTGACAAACGATGATATTTATCCTCGTGTCTTCATGGAACAAGAAGATTTGGACAAGATTGCCCAAGTTGAAGCAGATATGAACGACTATATCTACCGTAAACGTGCTGAATGGATTGTGAACGGTGGTGTAGAGGAAGAGTGGGATAGCTACCTCAAAGAGTTGGAAAGCTATGGCTTGTCTGACTGGCTGGCTATCAAGCAGAAATACTACGATCAATACAAAGAAAATCAGTAA
- a CDS encoding glycoside hydrolase family 32 protein, translating to MKTVEKANEFIQAEKVTVNSTFMPQLHFVPEIGWINDPNGFVYFRGEYHLFYQYNPYDSVWGSLHWGHAKSKDLVNWEHLPVALAPDKDYDKDGCFSGSAIVKDDTLWLMYTGHIVNEDGSVRQVQNMAYSTDGIHFEKVEQNPVATEALLPDEVIANDFRDPKIFEKDGHYYSVVATKHKDGVGCIVLLGSDNLIDWQFESIFLKGEAHQGHVWECPDYFVVDGKEYLIVSPMRYQKEGNDFVNINSNIFVSGHVDWDKKVFVADSFKEIDHGHDFYAAQTTEGPAGERVMIAWMHTWGRPLVTNDLGHKWFGQMTLPRILKQGENGLVQTLPDSIFPRLTNLTLGQEIQTAGQIQLKLSTSETYQLGNDDDYLLFGYDKESQEVFVDRSHLSINQIGEETWTTVRRAVTVEAADLFVVLDRNCLEIFVNKGQESLTSTYYIDGPCLLQVR from the coding sequence GTGAAAACAGTAGAAAAAGCCAATGAATTTATTCAAGCAGAGAAGGTAACAGTTAATTCAACTTTCATGCCACAACTTCATTTTGTTCCAGAAATCGGCTGGATTAACGATCCCAACGGATTTGTCTATTTCCGTGGAGAGTACCATCTCTTCTATCAATATAATCCTTATGACAGTGTCTGGGGTTCCCTGCACTGGGGACATGCTAAGAGCAAGGACTTGGTCAACTGGGAACACCTTCCAGTTGCCCTTGCTCCAGACAAGGACTATGATAAGGATGGCTGTTTCTCTGGTTCTGCCATTGTTAAAGACGATACCCTCTGGCTCATGTATACCGGTCATATCGTTAATGAAGATGGTTCTGTCAGACAAGTGCAGAATATGGCCTACTCGACAGATGGCATTCATTTTGAAAAGGTGGAGCAAAACCCCGTGGCCACTGAGGCCCTCTTGCCAGACGAAGTGATTGCCAACGACTTTCGAGATCCAAAGATTTTTGAGAAAGACGGGCACTACTATTCTGTTGTGGCAACCAAGCACAAAGATGGTGTCGGCTGTATTGTTCTTTTAGGGTCTGATAATCTCATCGACTGGCAATTTGAATCTATCTTCCTAAAAGGTGAGGCTCACCAAGGTCACGTTTGGGAATGCCCCGATTACTTTGTAGTAGATGGGAAGGAATATCTGATTGTTTCTCCTATGCGCTACCAAAAAGAGGGCAACGACTTTGTCAATATCAACTCCAACATCTTTGTGAGCGGTCATGTGGACTGGGATAAGAAGGTCTTTGTAGCAGACAGTTTCAAAGAAATTGACCACGGTCATGATTTCTATGCTGCACAGACAACGGAAGGACCGGCTGGAGAGCGCGTGATGATTGCCTGGATGCATACCTGGGGACGTCCTCTCGTAACCAATGACTTGGGGCACAAGTGGTTTGGTCAGATGACCCTTCCCCGCATTCTCAAACAAGGTGAAAACGGGCTTGTTCAAACCCTCCCAGATAGTATCTTCCCTCGTCTAACCAATCTCACACTTGGGCAGGAGATTCAAACAGCTGGACAAATCCAGTTGAAGTTATCCACTTCTGAAACCTACCAGTTAGGAAATGATGACGATTACTTGCTCTTTGGCTATGATAAAGAATCGCAAGAAGTGTTTGTTGACCGCAGTCACTTGTCTATCAACCAAATTGGGGAAGAAACGTGGACTACTGTTCGTCGTGCAGTCACTGTTGAAGCTGCGGACTTATTCGTTGTCCTTGACCGCAACTGTTTAGAAATATTTGTTAACAAGGGTCAAGAAAGTTTGACTTCAACCTACTACATAGATGGTCCTTGCCTCCTTCAAGTTCGCTAG
- a CDS encoding DNA translocase FtsK gives MKKNSKKGRTTRRPTKAELAQRQKTKSLFIRFVILVLLVFAASRMGVFGVTAYNLIRLLVGSSAYFVIACLAIYILIPERLSKREGMISGFWLLLIGMLLEFQAYLDWTYAGKDLWGETFMRAMEDLSTFQVTHFLGGGLLGGLVYFPVSFLFANIGSFFIGALLIAFGLFFMSPWSVYDLADMFAATREKMAEAQARRAEKRALKQAEKEARQAEEAARQAEEAERLKAEEAEWQARLAQEDEQKVSYDLETGEILEEEEELEVPIISQYQEPVAEDPFPVLLAAEEEQAVEEEMAQDFDIDFKPKQRLAYKLPSIDLFAPIKAKSQANEKRIVRQNIKVLEDTFASFGIKVVVERAEIGPSVTKYEVKPAVGVRVNRISNLADDLALALAAKDVRIEAPIPGKSLVGIEVPNSEVATVPFRELWEQSKTDPDKLLEIPLGKAVNGSVRSFNLAKMPHLLVAGSTGSGKSVAVNGIIASILMKAGPDQVKFMMIDPKMVELSVYNDVPHLLIPVVTNPRKAARALQKVVDEMEKRYELFSHLGVRNLEGYNAKVEEFNSRSEEKQIPLPLIVVIVDELADLMMVASKEVEDAIIRLGQKARAAGIHMILATQRPSVDVISGLIKANVPSRIAFAVSSGTDSRTILDENGAEKLLGRGDMLFKPIDENHPVRLQGSFISDDDVESIVTFIKNQADADYDESFDPGEVTEGDLDNGGSDDGGDPLFNEARALVIETQKASASMIQRRLSVGFNRATRLMEELEAAGVIGPAEGTKPRKVLETQ, from the coding sequence ATGAAAAAAAATAGCAAAAAGGGGCGCACAACGCGGCGTCCTACCAAGGCTGAGTTAGCTCAACGACAGAAAACCAAGTCCTTGTTCATCCGATTTGTCATCCTAGTCCTGCTTGTTTTTGCGGCAAGCAGAATGGGGGTGTTTGGAGTAACAGCCTACAATCTCATCCGTCTTCTTGTGGGAAGCAGTGCCTACTTTGTTATTGCCTGTTTGGCTATTTACATTTTGATACCGGAGAGATTGTCCAAGCGTGAAGGAATGATTTCTGGTTTTTGGCTTCTGCTTATCGGGATGCTTTTAGAGTTTCAAGCCTATTTGGATTGGACCTATGCAGGAAAGGATTTGTGGGGAGAAACTTTCATGCGGGCCATGGAAGATTTATCTACCTTTCAGGTGACTCACTTTTTAGGGGGTGGTCTGTTAGGCGGACTCGTTTATTTCCCTGTTTCTTTCCTTTTTGCGAATATCGGCAGTTTCTTTATCGGTGCCCTGCTCATCGCCTTTGGCCTTTTCTTCATGAGTCCGTGGTCTGTCTATGATTTGGCAGATATGTTTGCGGCTACTCGGGAAAAAATGGCTGAAGCTCAAGCACGCCGAGCCGAGAAACGTGCCCTCAAACAGGCAGAAAAAGAAGCACGACAAGCCGAGGAAGCGGCCCGTCAGGCTGAGGAAGCAGAACGACTCAAGGCAGAGGAAGCTGAGTGGCAGGCCAGACTGGCTCAGGAAGACGAACAAAAAGTGTCCTATGACCTTGAAACAGGAGAAATCTTGGAAGAAGAGGAAGAGCTCGAGGTTCCGATTATTTCTCAATATCAAGAACCCGTCGCAGAAGATCCTTTTCCTGTACTGCTAGCTGCAGAAGAAGAGCAGGCAGTTGAAGAAGAGATGGCTCAGGACTTTGATATTGATTTTAAGCCAAAGCAGCGTTTGGCTTACAAGTTACCATCTATTGACCTTTTTGCCCCAATCAAGGCCAAAAGTCAGGCCAACGAGAAGCGGATTGTCCGCCAGAATATCAAGGTTTTGGAGGACACCTTTGCCAGCTTTGGTATCAAGGTCGTAGTAGAGCGGGCAGAGATTGGTCCGTCCGTTACCAAGTATGAAGTCAAGCCTGCTGTCGGTGTTCGTGTCAATCGCATTTCCAATTTGGCAGATGACTTGGCTCTAGCCTTGGCAGCAAAGGATGTCCGCATAGAGGCTCCGATTCCTGGAAAATCCCTGGTTGGTATTGAAGTTCCTAACTCAGAGGTGGCTACGGTACCTTTCCGTGAGCTGTGGGAGCAGTCAAAAACAGACCCAGACAAGCTTCTTGAAATCCCGCTTGGAAAAGCAGTCAATGGTTCTGTTCGTTCCTTCAATCTGGCCAAGATGCCTCATTTGCTAGTGGCAGGCTCGACCGGTTCTGGGAAGTCCGTTGCGGTCAACGGAATTATTGCTTCCATCCTGATGAAGGCTGGGCCAGATCAGGTCAAATTTATGATGATTGACCCTAAAATGGTTGAATTGTCCGTCTACAACGACGTCCCTCATCTGCTCATTCCAGTCGTTACCAATCCGCGCAAGGCTGCTCGTGCCTTGCAAAAAGTGGTCGATGAGATGGAAAAACGCTATGAGCTCTTTAGTCATTTAGGGGTTCGTAATCTTGAGGGCTACAACGCTAAGGTGGAAGAATTTAACAGCCGTTCGGAAGAAAAACAGATTCCTCTGCCGCTAATCGTCGTTATTGTAGACGAGTTGGCCGACCTGATGATGGTAGCCAGCAAGGAAGTAGAAGACGCCATTATCCGTTTAGGACAAAAAGCCCGTGCTGCGGGAATCCATATGATTCTTGCCACCCAGCGGCCATCGGTTGATGTCATTTCCGGTTTGATTAAGGCCAATGTGCCTTCTCGTATTGCCTTTGCAGTGTCAAGCGGAACCGATAGCCGAACCATCTTGGATGAAAATGGAGCTGAGAAACTCCTTGGCCGAGGGGATATGCTCTTTAAGCCAATCGATGAGAACCATCCTGTTCGCTTGCAAGGTTCCTTCATCTCCGATGATGATGTAGAAAGCATTGTCACCTTTATCAAGAATCAGGCAGATGCCGATTATGATGAGAGTTTTGATCCTGGAGAGGTTACTGAAGGAGACTTGGACAATGGTGGCAGCGATGACGGTGGTGACCCTCTTTTCAATGAAGCGCGTGCCTTGGTTATCGAAACCCAAAAAGCCAGTGCTTCGATGATTCAACGCCGCCTATCTGTTGGCTTTAACCGAGCAACCAGACTGATGGAAGAATTAGAAGCTGCCGGTGTCATCGGGCCTGCCGAGGGCACCAAACCACGCAAGGTATTGGAGACACAATGA
- the gloA2 gene encoding SMU1112c/YaeR family gloxylase I-like metalloprotein: protein MELDTIHHVAIIGRDYQKTREFYVGKLGFEPLDEHIRPDKGDILFNVQKGKLVLEIFIKPDAPLRPVMPNPEHTGLRHLAFRVADVATCLQEFDRLGIPHQGLRTDDFDGKKMAFFFDPDGLPLEIHE from the coding sequence ATTGAGTTAGACACCATCCACCATGTGGCCATTATAGGCCGCGACTACCAAAAAACCAGAGAATTTTATGTAGGCAAGCTAGGCTTTGAACCGTTGGATGAGCATATTCGACCAGATAAGGGCGATATTCTCTTCAATGTTCAAAAAGGGAAGTTAGTGCTGGAAATCTTTATCAAGCCGGATGCCCCTTTACGACCGGTCATGCCAAATCCAGAGCATACAGGTCTTCGTCACTTGGCTTTTCGAGTGGCGGATGTAGCAACTTGTTTGCAGGAGTTTGACAGGCTGGGGATTCCCCATCAGGGGTTGCGGACAGACGACTTTGATGGCAAAAAGATGGCCTTCTTCTTTGACCCAGATGGTCTGCCTTTGGAAATACACGAGTAG
- a CDS encoding DUF3397 family protein gives MIFLKIASILFIFLILTISIILVKLFGLQKKGWNFADLAFPMFVFVFYLISDKVYYNSLLPLLTLSLSLLALAITSFFLLKRRDFTYKRFFKFFWRAGFILTFLLYLALVIAVLTMKN, from the coding sequence ATGATATTCTTAAAAATCGCATCAATCTTATTTATCTTTCTCATCTTAACCATTTCAATCATTTTGGTTAAGCTTTTTGGTCTGCAGAAAAAGGGGTGGAATTTTGCGGATCTTGCCTTTCCTATGTTTGTTTTTGTCTTCTACCTAATTTCAGACAAGGTTTACTACAATAGTTTGCTGCCGCTTTTAACCCTCTCTCTTTCCTTACTGGCTTTGGCTATCACAAGCTTCTTCCTTTTGAAAAGACGAGACTTCACCTACAAGCGATTTTTCAAGTTCTTCTGGCGAGCAGGTTTTATCCTCACCTTCCTGCTTTATCTGGCCCTAGTCATCGCTGTCCTGACCATGAAAAATTAA
- the rplK gene encoding 50S ribosomal protein L11, with translation MAKKVEKLVKLQIPAGKATPAPPVGPALGQAGINIMGFTKEFNARTADQAGMIIPVVISVYEDKSFDFICKTPPAAVLLKKAAGVEKGSGTPNKTKVASVTRAQVQEIAETKMPDLNAANLEAAMRMIEGTARSMGFTVTD, from the coding sequence ATGGCTAAAAAAGTCGAAAAACTTGTAAAACTTCAGATCCCTGCAGGTAAAGCAACTCCAGCTCCACCGGTTGGTCCAGCACTTGGTCAAGCAGGTATCAATATCATGGGATTCACAAAGGAATTCAACGCTCGTACAGCTGATCAAGCAGGTATGATCATTCCAGTTGTTATCTCAGTTTACGAAGATAAATCATTTGATTTCATCTGTAAAACACCGCCAGCTGCTGTTTTGTTGAAAAAAGCTGCAGGTGTTGAAAAAGGTTCAGGCACACCTAACAAAACTAAGGTTGCTTCAGTAACACGCGCACAAGTGCAAGAGATCGCTGAAACAAAAATGCCAGATTTGAACGCTGCTAACTTAGAAGCTGCAATGCGTATGATCGAAGGAACTGCTCGTTCTATGGGATTCACTGTTACTGACTAA
- the rplA gene encoding 50S ribosomal protein L1 produces the protein MAKKSKNLLAALEKVDSTKLYSVEEAVALAKETNFAKFDASVEVAYNLNIDVRKADQQIRGAMVLPNGTGKTARVLVFARGAKAEEAKAAGADFVGEDDLVAKINGGWLDFDVVIATPDMMAVVGRLGRVLGPRNLMPNPKTGTVTMDVAKAVEESKGGKITYRADKAGIVQALIGKVSFDADKLVENFKAFHEVMVKAKPATAKGTYMTSVSITTTQGVGIKVDPSSL, from the coding sequence ATGGCTAAAAAAAGCAAAAACTTACTTGCTGCTCTTGAGAAAGTTGACAGCACAAAACTTTACAGCGTAGAAGAAGCTGTTGCTCTTGCAAAAGAAACAAACTTTGCTAAATTTGACGCGTCAGTTGAAGTTGCTTACAACTTGAACATTGACGTTCGTAAAGCTGACCAACAAATCCGTGGTGCAATGGTATTGCCAAACGGAACTGGTAAAACAGCTCGCGTATTGGTATTTGCCCGTGGTGCAAAAGCTGAAGAAGCAAAAGCTGCTGGTGCAGATTTTGTTGGTGAAGACGACCTTGTTGCTAAAATCAACGGCGGTTGGTTGGACTTTGACGTTGTTATCGCAACTCCAGACATGATGGCAGTTGTTGGACGTCTTGGTCGCGTACTTGGTCCACGTAACTTGATGCCAAACCCTAAAACTGGTACAGTAACTATGGATGTTGCTAAAGCAGTTGAAGAGTCTAAGGGTGGTAAAATCACTTACCGTGCTGACAAAGCAGGTATCGTACAAGCTCTTATCGGTAAAGTATCATTTGACGCTGACAAACTCGTTGAAAACTTCAAAGCTTTCCACGAAGTAATGGTAAAAGCGAAACCAGCTACTGCAAAAGGTACTTACATGACTTCTGTATCCATCACTACTACACAAGGTGTGGGTATCAAAGTTGATCCAAGCTCACTGTAA
- a CDS encoding DUF2079 domain-containing protein: MISKMKEGLSGLKHMSRESWLPYLVNAYLLYAIVQQGVLAINPLYLVLEPSLSLPLFVVVVLLLAGALYWWSRMLPFLKKQEVTHLLLGCYVTGVILKSPSLMIVFGFLLLACGIYAKLCFDGSPVRGWFLGLLLLSLPKVVHLIYHPFVGLVERFVVKTEGWDYGRLWLILILVVYSVLAVVLLQFLGKRYPVFLSSKTSESWLAAIILALVALYVTYLAVVVAYKVKIFSVSTFDFGIFTQMFEGMKQTLLPVTTLERDKVLSHFAVHISPIYYLLLPFYYVLPYGETLEVLQILVVFSGIFPLYLIIKELHLPAKAKWLGILLFVVTPAMTTAGSYHLHENCFLPPLLLWLIYANIKQWKAGLWLVSLLTLMVKEDAFIYVVSVASFFLVQSRFQLDKQQRLRIVLSQFLFPLVYFAGCLYLLNQFGEGAMVSHFDNFLLQGQEGLMTVLSNIVLNPTYALASLFTQSKLHYLLIVFASQLFLPLVQKDWAAYILFLPLVVINLLSDYVYQADINFQYSYGTNVLLLFMTFMAMEHLTQFFQRSMQHKAKLLPYSLLLASIILSAGLMYSYTHSWYRSVEDYAIHKEKLDVIHETLDAIPKDKKILAFTGYTVELREAPELYDLFYHNNRQVDDSVEVLVMKRELMEASLSGGQVATEVEVVNLYLQAGYQESSLSNQEVLVLEKPGN, translated from the coding sequence ATGATTTCAAAGATGAAAGAAGGGCTGTCAGGACTGAAGCACATGAGTAGAGAAAGCTGGTTGCCTTATCTGGTCAATGCCTATTTGCTCTACGCGATTGTGCAGCAAGGTGTTTTGGCAATTAACCCACTGTATCTGGTGTTGGAACCAAGTCTTTCCCTGCCCTTATTTGTGGTGGTTGTTCTTCTGTTAGCTGGTGCTCTTTATTGGTGGAGCAGGATGCTTCCTTTTCTGAAAAAGCAGGAGGTGACCCATTTGCTTCTGGGCTGCTATGTCACAGGAGTTATTTTAAAAAGTCCGTCGCTCATGATTGTGTTTGGCTTTTTATTGTTGGCTTGCGGTATCTACGCCAAACTTTGTTTTGATGGTTCGCCAGTCAGGGGCTGGTTTCTGGGTTTGCTGCTTTTGAGCCTGCCCAAGGTGGTGCATTTGATTTACCATCCCTTTGTTGGGCTTGTTGAGCGTTTTGTGGTCAAGACAGAAGGATGGGATTATGGTCGGCTCTGGCTTATTTTAATCTTGGTAGTGTATAGTGTGTTGGCTGTGGTTCTGCTTCAGTTTTTGGGCAAAAGGTATCCTGTATTTTTGTCCAGTAAAACAAGTGAGTCTTGGCTTGCTGCTATTATTCTTGCCCTTGTCGCTCTTTATGTGACCTATCTAGCGGTGGTGGTGGCTTACAAGGTTAAAATCTTCTCCGTATCTACCTTTGACTTTGGTATTTTCACGCAGATGTTTGAAGGTATGAAGCAAACCCTGCTTCCTGTAACGACATTGGAGCGGGATAAGGTTTTATCCCACTTTGCTGTTCATATTTCACCCATCTACTATCTTTTGCTTCCTTTCTACTATGTTCTTCCTTATGGGGAAACATTGGAAGTTTTGCAGATTTTGGTTGTTTTTTCTGGAATTTTCCCGCTTTACTTGATTATCAAGGAGCTGCATCTGCCTGCCAAGGCCAAGTGGTTGGGGATTTTGCTTTTTGTGGTAACTCCAGCTATGACAACAGCTGGTTCCTATCACTTGCATGAAAATTGCTTCCTTCCTCCCCTCTTGCTCTGGCTAATTTACGCCAATATCAAGCAGTGGAAGGCGGGTCTGTGGCTAGTTAGCCTGCTGACCTTGATGGTCAAGGAAGATGCCTTTATCTATGTGGTATCGGTCGCGAGTTTCTTCCTAGTACAGTCGCGCTTTCAGTTGGACAAACAGCAGCGGTTGCGGATTGTTTTGTCCCAATTTCTATTCCCACTGGTCTATTTCGCAGGGTGTCTCTATCTGCTCAACCAGTTTGGTGAGGGAGCCATGGTTAGCCACTTTGATAATTTCCTGCTACAAGGACAGGAAGGGTTGATGACAGTTTTGAGCAATATTGTGCTCAATCCAACCTATGCCTTGGCTTCCTTATTCACCCAGTCAAAATTGCATTATCTCTTGATTGTATTTGCCAGTCAGCTATTCTTGCCTCTGGTACAAAAAGACTGGGCAGCCTATATCCTCTTTTTACCTCTGGTGGTTATCAATCTCTTGTCTGATTATGTGTATCAGGCGGATATCAATTTCCAGTATAGTTACGGAACAAATGTTCTTTTGCTCTTTATGACTTTTATGGCCATGGAACATCTTACTCAGTTCTTTCAGAGAAGTATGCAGCATAAGGCCAAGTTGCTTCCATATTCACTCTTGCTTGCTAGTATTATCCTTTCAGCTGGATTGATGTATAGCTATACCCATTCCTGGTATCGCTCAGTAGAGGATTATGCGATTCATAAAGAAAAGCTGGATGTTATTCATGAAACCTTGGATGCCATCCCTAAAGACAAGAAAATCCTTGCCTTTACAGGCTATACAGTTGAGCTGCGAGAAGCTCCGGAATTGTATGATTTGTTCTACCACAATAATCGTCAAGTGGATGATAGTGTGGAAGTGCTTGTCATGAAGAGAGAGCTGATGGAAGCCAGTTTGTCAGGCGGTCAAGTAGCAACAGAGGTAGAAGTGGTAAATCTCTATCTTCAGGCGGGCTACCAAGAAAGTTCACTGTCTAATCAGGAAGTCCTTGTCTTGGAAAAACCTGGTAATTAA